The Kitasatospora setae KM-6054 genome contains a region encoding:
- the pafA gene encoding Pup--protein ligase, which yields MDRRIFGIENEYGVTCTFRGQRRLSPDEVARYLFRRVVSWGRSSNVFLKNGARLYLDVGSHPEYATPECDDVTELVTHDKSGERILEGLLVDAERRLHEEGIAGDVYLFKNNTDSAGNSYGCHENYLVARHGEFSRLADVLIPFLVTRQLICGAGKVLQTPRGAVYCVSQRAEHIWEGVSSATTRSRPIINTRDEPHADAERYRRLHVIVGDSNMSETTTLLKVGATDLVLRLIEAGVVMRDLTLENPIRAIREVSHDLTGTHQVRLANGREASALEIQEEYYTKALEFADRKGLNEGTVARVLELWGRTLEAIRTEDLAKVGTEIDWIMKYQLIEKYRAKHQMTMSNPRVAQIDLAYHDIHRRRGLFYLLQKNGQAKRVTTDLLTFQGKSVPPQTTRARLRGDFIRRAQEQRRDFTVDWVHLKLNDQAQRTVLCKDPFRSVDERVEKLIAGM from the coding sequence GAGTACGGCGTCACCTGCACCTTCCGGGGCCAGCGCCGGCTGTCGCCGGACGAGGTCGCCCGCTACCTCTTCCGCCGGGTGGTCTCCTGGGGCCGCAGCAGCAACGTGTTCCTGAAGAACGGCGCCCGGCTCTACCTGGACGTCGGCTCCCACCCCGAGTACGCGACCCCCGAGTGCGACGACGTGACCGAGCTGGTCACCCACGACAAGTCCGGCGAGCGGATCCTCGAGGGGCTGCTGGTGGACGCCGAGCGGCGGCTGCACGAGGAGGGCATCGCCGGCGACGTCTACCTGTTCAAGAACAACACCGACTCGGCCGGCAACTCCTACGGCTGCCACGAGAACTACCTGGTGGCCCGGCACGGCGAGTTCTCCCGGCTGGCGGACGTGCTGATCCCGTTCCTGGTCACCCGGCAGCTGATCTGCGGGGCCGGCAAGGTGCTGCAGACCCCGCGCGGCGCGGTCTACTGCGTCAGCCAGCGGGCCGAGCACATCTGGGAGGGCGTCAGCTCGGCGACCACCCGCTCCCGGCCGATCATCAACACCCGGGACGAGCCGCACGCCGACGCCGAGCGCTACCGGCGGCTGCACGTCATCGTCGGCGACTCCAACATGTCGGAGACCACCACGCTGCTCAAGGTCGGCGCCACCGACCTGGTGCTGCGGCTGATCGAGGCCGGCGTGGTGATGCGCGACCTGACGCTGGAGAACCCGATCCGGGCGATCCGCGAGGTCAGCCACGACCTGACCGGCACCCACCAGGTCCGGCTCGCCAACGGCCGGGAGGCCTCCGCCCTGGAGATCCAGGAGGAGTACTACACCAAGGCGCTGGAGTTCGCCGACCGCAAGGGCCTCAACGAGGGCACCGTGGCCCGGGTGCTGGAGCTGTGGGGCCGCACCCTGGAGGCGATCCGCACCGAGGACCTGGCCAAGGTCGGCACCGAGATCGACTGGATCATGAAGTACCAGCTGATCGAGAAGTACCGGGCCAAGCACCAGATGACCATGTCCAACCCGCGGGTCGCCCAGATCGACCTCGCCTACCACGACATCCACCGCCGCCGCGGCCTGTTCTACCTGCTGCAGAAGAACGGCCAGGCCAAGCGGGTCACCACCGACCTGCTGACCTTCCAGGGCAAGTCGGTGCCCCCGCAGACCACCCGGGCCCGGCTGCGCGGCGACTTCATCCGCCGCGCCCAGGAGCAGCGCCGCGACTTCACCGTCGACTGGGTGCACCTCAAGCTGAACGACCAGGCGCAGCGCACCGTGCTGTGCAAGGACCCGTTCCGCTCGGTCGACGAGCGGGTGGAGAAGCTGATCGCCGGGATGTGA
- a CDS encoding FKBP-type peptidyl-prolyl cis-trans isomerase: MRRIACLLTLPLTAALLAGCSSSDGSGKSAATTPASSSASAVAVPSPVASASPMPVVSGEFGSKATITLPSEPPSGQFVVSTVSEGSGAVVSKNDWVTVNYTVKDWTSGKDLSSSYDDKGKPQLYQAGTGQLVPAFDQSVLGKKAGSRVLVVAPPAAGFGGQGSSALGVGKDDTVVFVLDVMKSTPPDATIPGDLVQPPATAPQVKDNGKAAPTITIPAGQQPPADLQQYVLVKGGGPEVQSGQTLLVQYTGVTWADGKQFDSSWNHGGAQALQVGAGSLIKGWDQGLVGKPVGSRVLLVVPPALGYGDQASGSIPANSTLVFEIDILDAV; the protein is encoded by the coding sequence ATGCGTCGAATCGCCTGCCTGCTCACCCTGCCCCTGACCGCCGCGCTGCTCGCCGGATGCAGTAGTTCGGACGGCTCCGGGAAGTCCGCCGCGACGACGCCGGCGTCCTCCTCGGCCTCCGCCGTCGCGGTGCCCAGCCCGGTGGCGTCCGCCTCGCCGATGCCGGTGGTCAGCGGCGAGTTCGGCTCGAAGGCGACCATCACCCTGCCGTCGGAGCCGCCGTCCGGGCAGTTCGTGGTGAGCACCGTGAGCGAGGGCTCCGGGGCGGTGGTCAGCAAGAACGACTGGGTGACCGTCAACTACACGGTCAAGGACTGGACCAGCGGCAAGGACCTGTCCAGCTCCTACGACGACAAGGGCAAGCCGCAGCTCTACCAGGCCGGCACCGGGCAGCTGGTGCCCGCCTTCGACCAGAGCGTGCTCGGCAAGAAGGCCGGCTCCCGGGTGCTGGTGGTCGCCCCGCCGGCCGCCGGGTTCGGCGGCCAGGGCTCCAGCGCGCTGGGCGTCGGCAAGGACGACACCGTGGTGTTCGTGCTGGACGTGATGAAGTCCACGCCGCCGGACGCCACCATCCCCGGCGACCTCGTCCAGCCGCCCGCCACCGCCCCGCAGGTGAAGGACAACGGCAAGGCCGCGCCGACCATCACCATCCCGGCCGGCCAGCAGCCGCCCGCCGACCTGCAGCAGTACGTGCTGGTGAAGGGCGGCGGCCCGGAGGTGCAGAGCGGGCAGACGCTGCTCGTCCAGTACACCGGCGTGACCTGGGCGGACGGCAAGCAGTTCGACTCCTCGTGGAACCACGGCGGCGCGCAGGCCCTGCAGGTCGGCGCCGGCAGCCTGATCAAGGGCTGGGACCAGGGGCTGGTCGGCAAGCCGGTCGGCAGCCGGGTGCTGCTGGTGGTGCCGCCCGCGCTGGGCTACGGCGACCAGGCCAGCGGGTCCATCCCGGCGAACTCCACCCTGGTCTTCGAGATCGACATCCTGGACGCCGTCTGA
- a CDS encoding FKBP-type peptidyl-prolyl cis-trans isomerase: MSEKASSPDEADNTGNQPPVDRESIVVPAEILTQAGWAPPTAPATADARTEQAPQVFASNQRKVPLSEAGYDQDPGGVGRLGVILGSVVAVLLVASAVTMYYVVNRDGGDKAAAKSDSAKASPSAGASDAPTQAPVPPIKDSAKVMPTVAGDFGTKATITLPKDAPDGTFVVKELSAGTGPKVEKGNWVSVDYTAMDWQTGKEIPGSYGEQNGKPQLYQAGGGSLIPALDNAVEGHKAGSRLVVVAPPAAAFGPQGNSQLGIGAGDSLVFVLDIRQANAPGAVLSGDVTPPPADFPQVKDNGTKPAEITPPKGVADPTELKTHVLIQGKGRKVEAGENVLVQYTGVLYKDGKKFDSSLDRGQAFTFTAGAGKVIEGWDKGITGQAIGSRVELVIPASLGYKDQASDSIPANSTLVFVVDILDAGVGGSDG, from the coding sequence ATGTCTGAGAAAGCGTCGAGCCCGGACGAGGCCGACAACACCGGGAACCAGCCGCCCGTGGACCGCGAGTCGATCGTCGTCCCGGCCGAGATCCTGACCCAGGCCGGCTGGGCGCCGCCCACCGCCCCGGCCACCGCCGACGCCAGGACCGAGCAGGCGCCGCAGGTCTTCGCGTCCAACCAGCGCAAGGTGCCGCTGTCCGAGGCCGGCTACGACCAGGACCCGGGCGGGGTGGGCCGGCTCGGCGTCATCCTGGGCTCGGTGGTCGCGGTGCTGCTGGTCGCCTCCGCGGTGACGATGTACTACGTCGTCAACAGGGACGGCGGCGACAAGGCCGCCGCGAAGTCCGACTCGGCGAAGGCCAGCCCCAGCGCGGGCGCCTCGGACGCGCCGACCCAGGCGCCGGTGCCGCCGATCAAGGACAGCGCCAAGGTGATGCCGACGGTGGCCGGCGACTTCGGCACCAAGGCGACCATCACGCTGCCCAAGGACGCCCCCGACGGGACGTTCGTGGTCAAGGAGCTCTCCGCGGGCACCGGCCCGAAGGTCGAGAAGGGCAACTGGGTCTCCGTCGACTACACGGCGATGGACTGGCAGACCGGCAAGGAGATCCCCGGCTCGTACGGCGAGCAGAACGGCAAGCCGCAGCTGTACCAGGCCGGCGGCGGGTCGCTGATCCCCGCGCTGGACAACGCGGTCGAGGGCCACAAGGCCGGCTCCCGGCTCGTCGTGGTCGCGCCGCCGGCCGCCGCGTTCGGCCCCCAGGGCAACAGCCAGCTGGGCATCGGCGCCGGCGACAGCCTGGTCTTCGTGCTGGACATCCGGCAGGCCAACGCGCCCGGCGCGGTGCTCTCCGGTGACGTGACCCCGCCGCCCGCGGACTTCCCGCAGGTCAAGGACAACGGCACCAAGCCGGCCGAGATCACCCCGCCGAAGGGCGTCGCGGACCCGACCGAGCTGAAGACCCACGTGCTGATCCAGGGCAAGGGCCGCAAGGTCGAGGCCGGCGAGAACGTGCTGGTGCAGTACACCGGCGTGCTCTACAAGGACGGCAAGAAGTTCGACTCCTCGCTCGACCGCGGCCAGGCGTTCACCTTCACCGCCGGCGCCGGCAAGGTCATCGAGGGCTGGGACAAGGGCATCACCGGCCAGGCCATCGGCAGCCGGGTCGAGCTGGTCATCCCCGCCTCGCTCGGCTACAAGGACCAGGCCAGCGACAGCATCCCGGCCAACTCCACCCTGGTCTTCGTGGTGGACATCCTGGACGCCGGCGTCGGCGGCAGTGACGGCTGA
- a CDS encoding FKBP-type peptidyl-prolyl cis-trans isomerase yields the protein MSLTKPEIDFPGGDAPTELQIRDIVVGDGAEAKAGATVEVHYVGVTFASGEEFDASWNRGQTFRFPLGGGRVIKGWDQGVEGMRVGGRRELVIPPHLAYGNQSPSPLIPAGSTLIFVVDLLGV from the coding sequence GTGAGCCTGACCAAGCCGGAGATCGACTTCCCGGGCGGCGACGCCCCGACCGAGCTCCAGATCCGCGACATCGTGGTCGGCGACGGCGCCGAGGCCAAGGCCGGCGCGACCGTCGAGGTCCACTACGTCGGTGTCACCTTCGCCTCCGGCGAGGAGTTCGACGCCTCCTGGAACCGCGGCCAGACCTTCCGCTTCCCGCTGGGCGGCGGCCGGGTCATCAAGGGCTGGGACCAGGGCGTCGAGGGCATGCGCGTCGGCGGCCGCCGCGAGCTGGTCATCCCGCCGCACCTGGCCTACGGCAACCAGTCGCCGAGCCCGCTCATCCCGGCCGGCTCCACCCTGATCTTCGTGGTGGACCTGCTGGGCGTCTGA
- a CDS encoding helix-turn-helix transcriptional regulator, with protein MAIAKAERLMNLALCLMNTRRPLSKKELRESVEAYREAWQQGSEDAFNRMFERDKDDLRELGLVIDVDENALDGEVGYLARRDRNRLPEIALDAEEAAALALAARVWQQAKMSGAASGALQKLRAAGVPFVEDREHGALEPRIPGREAAFEPLLTAARDRRPVTFDYRKAGAATAEPRSVEPWALECWRGHWYLAGYDRDRGSARVFRLSRITGKVRSRAGAFTGEVPEHVDVRAVVARFAGEGATSVAVVRVRSGAAYPLRQRALETRPLDADWDELDIPHGNGLGADLAEYGPDVIVIGPEDLRADVIDRLRAVAGLAEVGQ; from the coding sequence ATGGCGATCGCCAAGGCAGAGCGGCTGATGAACCTCGCCCTGTGCCTGATGAACACCCGGCGTCCGCTCTCCAAGAAAGAGCTGCGCGAGTCCGTCGAGGCGTACCGGGAGGCCTGGCAACAGGGCTCCGAGGACGCCTTCAACCGGATGTTCGAGCGCGACAAGGACGACCTGCGCGAACTCGGCCTGGTCATCGACGTGGACGAGAACGCGCTCGACGGCGAGGTCGGCTACCTGGCCCGCCGGGACCGCAACCGCCTCCCGGAGATCGCCCTGGACGCCGAGGAGGCCGCCGCGCTGGCGCTGGCCGCCCGGGTCTGGCAGCAGGCCAAGATGTCCGGCGCGGCCAGCGGCGCCCTGCAGAAGCTGCGCGCCGCCGGCGTCCCGTTCGTCGAGGACCGCGAGCACGGCGCGCTGGAACCGCGGATCCCCGGCCGGGAGGCCGCGTTCGAGCCGCTGCTCACCGCCGCCCGCGACCGGCGTCCGGTCACCTTCGACTACCGCAAGGCCGGCGCCGCCACCGCCGAGCCGCGCTCGGTCGAGCCCTGGGCGCTGGAGTGCTGGCGCGGCCACTGGTACCTGGCCGGGTACGACCGCGACCGCGGCTCGGCCCGGGTGTTCCGGCTCTCCCGGATCACCGGCAAGGTCCGCTCCCGGGCCGGCGCGTTCACCGGCGAGGTGCCCGAGCACGTGGACGTCCGGGCCGTGGTGGCCCGGTTCGCCGGCGAGGGCGCGACCTCGGTCGCGGTGGTCAGGGTGCGCTCCGGCGCCGCCTACCCGCTGCGCCAGCGCGCCCTGGAGACCCGTCCGCTGGACGCCGACTGGGACGAGCTGGACATCCCGCACGGCAACGGCCTGGGCGCCGACCTGGCCGAGTACGGCCCCGACGTCATCGTGATCGGCCCCGAGGACCTGCGGGCCGACGTCATCGACCGGCTGCGCGCCGTCGCCGGTCTCGCGGAGGTGGGACAGTGA
- a CDS encoding helix-turn-helix transcriptional regulator, protein MLSLVTYLRERPGAEVAEVARAFGITERELIGDLNVLPMCGTSFRGGDLLDIDTDGERIWWHNVDDVAQPLRLAADEATALLVAARAVAGLPGLRERDRQALTRAVAKIEDAAGESAESAARIGVTFEAEGTVFADIDRALSEGRLIWLRYWSHGRGELTEREVDPIRLVTEGHTYLEGWCRTSEDRRTFRLDRIAEIKVLDEPANPPRLQPRDLSAGLVAPTADDPQVVVEVGPGGRWVAEYYTHDSAEELPDGGLRITLRSAEPAGLRTLALRLGRDGRITAPAKLAEQARTAALAALEHYRDGRVSAT, encoded by the coding sequence ATGCTGTCGCTGGTCACCTACCTGCGCGAGCGCCCCGGCGCCGAGGTCGCCGAGGTGGCCCGGGCGTTCGGGATCACCGAGCGCGAGCTGATCGGCGACCTGAACGTGCTGCCGATGTGCGGCACGTCCTTCCGCGGCGGCGACCTGCTCGACATCGACACCGACGGCGAGCGGATCTGGTGGCACAACGTCGACGACGTCGCCCAGCCGCTGCGGCTGGCCGCCGACGAGGCGACCGCGCTGCTGGTCGCCGCCCGCGCCGTCGCCGGGCTGCCCGGCCTGCGCGAGCGGGACCGGCAGGCGCTCACCCGGGCCGTCGCCAAGATCGAGGACGCGGCCGGCGAGAGCGCCGAGTCGGCCGCCCGGATCGGCGTCACCTTCGAGGCCGAGGGCACCGTCTTCGCCGACATCGACCGCGCGCTCAGCGAGGGCCGGCTGATCTGGCTGCGCTACTGGTCGCACGGCCGCGGCGAGCTGACCGAGCGCGAGGTCGACCCGATCCGGCTGGTCACCGAGGGGCACACCTACCTGGAGGGCTGGTGCCGCACCTCCGAGGACCGGCGCACCTTCCGGCTGGACCGGATCGCCGAGATCAAGGTCCTCGACGAGCCCGCCAACCCGCCCCGGCTGCAGCCCCGCGACCTCTCCGCCGGACTGGTCGCCCCCACCGCGGACGACCCGCAGGTGGTGGTCGAGGTCGGCCCCGGCGGCCGCTGGGTCGCCGAGTACTACACCCACGACAGCGCCGAGGAACTGCCCGACGGCGGCCTGCGGATCACCCTGCGCTCCGCCGAGCCCGCCGGGCTGCGCACCCTCGCGCTGCGCCTGGGCCGGGACGGCCGGATCACCGCCCCCGCCAAGCTCGCCGAACAGGCCCGCACCGCCGCGCTGGCCGCGCTGGAGCACTACCGGGACGGACGGGTCTCAGCCACGTGA